The following is a genomic window from Halobacterium sp. R2-5.
CACGCCGTCGGCGGCCTCGATGATGCCGTCGAGGTTCTCCACCGCGCCCGCCCGCTCGATCTTCGCGACCACGGGGAGGTCCGCGTCGAACGACTCCAGCACGCGCTCGACCTCCAGGACGTCCTCGCCGTCCCGAACGAAGCTCGCCGCGACGTAGTCGACGCCCTCCTCGGCGGCGAGCTCGAGGTCGTGGCGGTCCTTCTCCGTGACGACGTCGAGGTCTAACTCGACTCCGGGGACGTTCACGCCCTTCCGGCCGCCGAGGTCGCCGCCGGACTCCACGCGCGCGGTCACAACGTCACCCGAGACGCTCTCGACGACCGTCTCGATGCGGCCGTCGTCCAGCAGCACGCGGTCCCCGGGCTCGGCCGCCGCCACGCTCGTCGACAGTCCGATCGTCTCCCCGGTCGTCTCCCCGCCCGGCACGAACTCCACTGTGCTCCCGGTCTCGACGTGAACCGGCTCGTCGGTCTCCGCCGTGCGCACCTCCGGTCCCTTCGTGTCCAGCATCACCGCCACCGGCTTCTCCGTCACCTCGTCGACGCGCCGCGCCGTCGAAATCAGCTCGCGGCGGTCCTCGCGCCCCCCGTGGCTCGCGTTGATGCGCGCGACCGACATCCCCGCGTCCACCAGCGACCGGATCGACGCCTCGTCGTCTGTCGCCGGACCCAGCGTGCAGACGATCTTCGCGTTCCTCATGCCCGCGGCTACACGGCCGCCACGCAAAAACGTACGTAATTTACTCGCCATCGAGTAACACAGTGGCCACAGCGCCTATTCGGCAGCGCGTCCAACCCCCCGCATATGCCGACGTACGCCGCTATCGCCGACGTCGAGACCGGTCAGTATCAGAACCCACAGGACATCGCCGCCATCTGGGGCGACGTCCGCGCCGACCTCGAAGAACAGGACTGCCAGCTCAAGGACTCCTACGTCCTCCTCGGCGGCCACGACATCCTCCTCCTCTTCGAAGCCGACGACAGCCACGCCGCCCTCCAGGCCTCCATCGCCGCCGAGCGCTACGGCATCAACATGCAGACCCACGAAGCCATCCCCGTCGAAAACCTCGGCGAACTCGTCGACGACCTCTGAGGGCGCTTTTGCGCTGCGGGCCGCCGCAGGCGGCCCTCGGCAAAACCGACACCAAAAGCACTCCTCCTTCGCTTCACTCCGTTCCGCTCAGTCGTCGGCCCGAGCGCTCACTGCGTTCGCGCTCGGTGAATCGCGGCCCTCGGGGCCGTCGGACCGCTCGCGCCGCGAATGCTCGTTACTCTCGGCTGCGTAGGTTCAAGTAGGAAGCCGGGACCAATCCGGCGCGTGACCTGACAGTCGCCCGGTGCGCTCGGATTCGGAATGGCGGCAGCGCGCACCGGAGTCGGCTTGCCGCCTGCGAGCCCTATTTGATTTTCGTGCCGGGTTCGCTGTCTTCGTGGGTGGTGAGGAGGTCGGCGTCCTCGCCTGCGGCGAGCACCATGCCGTTGGACTCCACGCCGAACAGCTCCGCCTTCTCGAGGTTCGCGACGATGACGACGCGCTTCCCCGGGAGCTCGTCGAGGTCGTGGAGCTGCTTGATGCCCGCGACGATCTGGCGGACCTCGTGGCCGATGTCGACTTCGAGGCGCGCGAGGTCGTCGGCGCCCTCGATGCCCTCCGCGGATTCGATTTCGCCGACGCGCAGGTCGAGGCTCTGGAAGTCCTCGAAGCTGACGCGGTCGTCGGCGAGCGGTTCGAGCTCGGTGTCGGAGGTGTCGCTCACGTCTCCGTCGTCCTCGTCGCTACTGGCGGCTTCGACCTTCTCCTGGAGCTTCTCGTCGAGCTCCTCGACGCGCTCGTCCTCGACCTTCGTGAACAGCTCCTCGGGCTCGCCGAACTCCGCGGGCGGCGCCTGCAGGCAGTCCCCGACGGTGGCGTCCGCCGCGGAGCCGTCCTCGCCGATCTGCGTCCAGACCTCGTCGGCCTTCTCCGGGACGAACGGCTGGAGCAGCACCGCGACCGCCTTCACGAGCTGCACGCAGTCGCGGATGACGGGCGCGGCCTCCTCGTCGTCGAGCTTCCAGGGCTCGTTGCGCTGGATGTACTCGTTGCCGAAGCGCGCGAGCGCGACCGCGCGCTCGCCGGCGGACTTGAGGTCGTAGTCGTTGAGCGCGTCCTCGTAGTCGTCCATCGCCTGTGCGATTTCCGTCTCGACGTCGTCCGAGACCGCAGCGTCGGGTGTGCCGCCGAAGTTCCGGTTGGCGAACAGCAGCGCGCGGTAGACGAAGTTCCCCACGACGTCAGCGAGCTCGCTGTTCACGCGCTCGGCGAAGCGGTCCCACGAGAAGTTCACGTCGCGTTCGAACCCGCTCGCGGTCGCCATGTAGTATCGGAGGAGGTCCGGGTGGAACCCCTCGTCGAGGTACTCCTCCGCCCAGATGGCGCGGTTCTTCGACGTCGAGAGCCCCTTGCCGTCGATGTTCACGAACCCGGTCGCGCAGACCGCGCGCGGCTCGGTGTAGTCTGCGGCCTCCAGCATCGCGGGCCAGTAGACGGTGTGGTGCTGGATGATGTCGCGGCCGATGATGTGGACGATCTCGCCGTCGCCGTCCTTCCAGACGGACTCCCAGTCGAGGTTACCCTCGCGCTCGCTGTACTGCTTGGTCGTGGAGACGTACTCGATGGGGGCGTCCACCCAGACGTACAGCACGAGGTCGTCGGCGCCCTCGCCGGGGTAGTCGATGCCCCAGTCCATGTCCCGCGTGATACAGAGGTCCTGCAGCTCACCCTCGATCCACTCGCGGGGCTGGTTCTGGGCGTTGCTCGTGCCCTCGAGGCGGTTGATGAACCCCTGGAGGTGCTCCTGGACGTCGGAGAGCCGGAGGAACTTGTGGTCGCGCTCGCGGTACTCCGCGGGGTTGCCGGTGAGCGCGGAGACGGGGTCCTCGATTTCGCCGGGTTCGAGGTGGCGCTGGCAGCCCTCGTCGCACTCGTCGCCGCGGGCGTGCTCGCCGCAGTACGGGCACGTGCCCTCGACGTAGCGGTCGGGCAGCCACTGGTCGGCTTCGGGATCGTAGGCGACGTTGATCTTCTTCTCGAAGACGTGGCCGTTGTCCTCCCACGCGCGGACGAACTCCTTCGTGAGTTCCGTGTTGGTCTCGTCGTGGGTGTGGCCGTACTGGTCGAAGTCGACGTTGAACTTCGGGAACGTCTCCTCGTACTGTTCGTGGTGGCGGAGCGCGAACTCCTCGGGGCTGACGCCCTCCTCGGCGGCGTTGACGGCGATGGGGGTGCCGTGCATGTCGCTGCCGGAGACGTAGATGGCGTCCTGGCCGAGCTTTCGGAGGCCGCGCGTGAACGCGTCGGCGTTGACGTAGCTGCGCAGGTGGCCGATGTGGAGGTCGCCGTTGGCGTACGGCAGCCCCGCGGTGACCACCGTCGGGTCGTCCGTCGGGAAGTCCTCGTAGGTCATATGCTCTGGTTCTTCCGGCGCGGGCCTAAAGCCCGCTGGTTGTGTCTCGTGGTTCCGGTACTCGCGCTGAGAAGTGGGGTTCGCGTCCGCCCGGCGGCCGCATGAGGGCCCGGGGGCGAACGATCCACCCGTGGACGGCGCTACCGCTGCACGCGCATCACGCGACGCGGGTAGCGGCGCGTCCAAGTCACGGCCGCTACTTTACGGCGACTGGACAAAAGCGTTTCCGCGCGTCAGGCGACGAACAGCACGCCCTCGAAGAGCGCGATGGTGACGAGGAGCCGGCCGACGCCGCCCGCGAACGTCGCGAGCGCGAACCGCCGGTGGTCCTTCTCGACGACGGAGAACGCGTACAGGGAGATGGTGTCCGGGAAGAACGGTACCGACAGCGCGACCGCCATCCCGTAGTAGCCGTACGTCTGGACGAGTTCGACCATGCGAGACTTCGACCACTCGACGGGCTCGAAGCCGAGCCGCCGGAGCGCGCGCACGACGACCCCGGAGTGGCTGGCGCCGTGGCCGATAGACAACGCGATGACGCTCCCGATGGCCTTCCCGCCCGCACTCACTGCGACGACGAGCGCGACGAGCAGCGGGCCGGGGAGGCCGAGCCCGAGCGTGACCGCGCCCCCGCAGACGTAGCCGGCGGGACAGAGCACGACTTCGCTGGGCAGCGGGAGGACGAACGCGATGAGGAACGAGTAGACGAAGATGATGACGAGTCCCGGCCACCCGGTGGCGGCGCGGACGGCCGACTCGATGGCGCCGAGGTCCGTGGAGAGCGCGAGGGCTGCGGACGGGAGCACTACCTGTGTGGTGAACAGCCCCGGGGCTAAGTTCTACCGGCAGCGGAGAGGTCCGCGAGGAAGTCCTCGAGCATCCCGCGGGTGACGTGGGGCATGCAGACGACGCGGAGTTCGCCGGACGCGGTGCGGGAGATGCGCCAGCCGTCGTTGCGGAGCGACTCGAACTCGTCGTCCGGGACGTCGGCGGCGACGAGCGGCAGCACGGGGTCGACGACGTCGTAGCCGCGCGCGTCGAGTTCGGCGGCGAGGTAGTCGGCGTTGGCCTGTGAGCGCTCGTACTGGTCGCGGTAGCCGTCTGGCCAGAGCGCGTCGAGGGCGGCGTGCGTGCCGGCGACGCCCGCGCCCGAGCGCGTCCCGCCGAGCGTGGGTTGCGCGTCGGATTCGAGGTACGGGGTGTCGACGGCGAGCGCGTCCAGCGTCTCGGCGTCCCGCGCGAGGAAGCCGCCCGCGGGAATCGGCGCCTGCCCCATCTTGTGTGGGTCGACGGTCATCGTGTCCACGGGGGCGTCCGCGAAACTCCAGTCGCGGTCGGTGAACGGGAGCACGAACCCGCCCCAGGCGGCGTCGACGTGGAGGCGCGCGTCGACGCCGGCGGCGACCTCGCCGAGTTCGGGAATCGGGTCGACGCGGCCGTACTCCGTGGTGCCGGCGACGCCGACGACGAGCGCGGTGTCGTCGTCCGCGAGGTCGGCGACGGCGGCGACGTCCGCGCGGTGGTCGTCGCCGGTGGGCGCGAGTCGCAACTCGACGTCGAGGACGCCGGCGGCCTTCTGGAAGCTGAAGTGCGCGCTCTCGGGCGCGACGACGTTCACGTCGCCGTCGGCGAGGTTGCGCGCGGCCCGGACCGCCTGAATGTTGGCTTCGGTGCCGCCGGAGCCGACGTAGCCGTGGGGGTCATCGAGGCCGACGACGTCGCCGAGCGTCTCGACTGCTTCGGCTTCAAGGTCCGAGACGGCGGGGTAGGTCGCGGGGTCACCGGGGTTGTCCGCGAGGAACGCCACGGCGGCCTCCCGGGCGGCGGGGTGGGGCTCCGTGCACATCGAGGAGAGCACGCGGTCGAACTCCTGCGGGGCGGGCGTCGCTGCCGCGCGATTCATACGGCCAGCGAGGCCGACCAGCGGTTTAGCGGTTGCGCTATTCCGTGAGGTAGCGGATGCGCTCGGGGACCGGCGGGTGCTGGTAGTGGAACGTCTCGTACAGGGGGTGCGGGAAGGGGTTGCCGAGGTTCTCGCTGGTGAGCGCGGCGAGCGCGCCCGCGAGCGGCTGGCCGTCGTCCATCACGTCGACGGCGAACGCGTCGGCCTCGCGCTCGTTCGCGAGCCAGAGCCTGTTCGAGATGGGTTCGGCGAACTGGCTCACGGGCTCGACCCACAGCGCCGCGAGCAGCAGGCCCGCCGCCGGCACTTCGGGCGCGCCGAACATCGCGTACAGCCACGACGACTCCACGAGGAACTGCGCGACGAACAGCAGAATGCCGACCTGCACGACGCTAGCGGCCATCCCCTGCCAGATGTGCCCCTTCTTCCAGTGCGCGAGCTCGTGGGCGAGCACGCTCTGGAGCTCCGTCTCGTCGAGCTGGTCGACGAGCGTGTCGAAGAGCACGACGCGCTTGGTCGCGCCGAACCCCGTGAAGAACGCGTTCGAGTGGCCCGACCGGGAGCTCGCGTTCATCACGTAGACGTCGTCGCAGGTGAACCCGGCGCGCTCGAAGACGTCGTCGACCGCGTCGCGCAGACTGGAGTCCTCGACGGGCTCGAAGTCGTAGAACAGCGGCAGGAACACGCGCGGGACGACGACCTGCGTGGCGAGCAGGAAGACGGCGACGACACCCGTGGCGGCGAGCCACCACCACTCGGGGAACGCCTCGACGACGAACAGCACGGCGGCGCCGAGCGCGGCGACGAGCACGACCGCGAACGCGGTGCTGACGAGCTTGTCGCGGACGAACAGTCCGGGAGACTGCTCGTTGAACCCGAACGCGTCCTCGACGGCGAACGTCTCGAAGGCGTCGAACGGCACGCGGAGCGCCTGCATCGCGAGCGCGGCGCCGACGAACACGGCGACGCCCGCGAGCAGGTCGTTCCCGACTGTGTCGTAGGCCGCGGCGACGGCGTCGCCGAACAGACCCGTGTACAGCACGAGGAGGACGACGCCGAGCACGACGACGCTCTGCAGCTGGCTGGCGGCGGTCGTCAGCCGGTGGTAGTCGAGCAGCCGGTCGGGGTCGTCGACGCCGACGGTGTCGGCCAGCCACCCCGTGCGCTCGCGGACGGTCCGGTCGGCGTGCCGGACGTTCAAGGCGGCGAGCGCGACGAAGAAGCCGGTCGACCCGGCGACTAGCAGGAGGAAGACGGCGTGGTACGCGAGCATGCGCGGCGATAGGAACTAGTCGGTGAAAACGGCTTTCGTGTCGGCGAACGGACGGCCGGGGGTCCGTCAGTCCCGGGCGGAGTCGAGGATGAGGCGCTGTTCGACGCGCTTGACCTCGTGCTGGACGTCCCGGACTGCGTCGATGTTCGCGGAGATCGAGGAGATGCCGGTCTCCACGAGGAAGTCAACCATGTCGGGCTTCGAGCCGGCCTGCCCGCAGATGCTGGTGGCGATGTCGTGCTCGCGGCAGGACTCGATGGCGGTCTCGATGAGCCGCAGCACGGACGGGTGGAGTTCGTCGAAGCGGTCCGCGACGTTGCCGTTGTTCCGGTCGACGGCGAGCACGTACTGCGTGAGGTCGTTCGTGCCGAACGACGCGAAGTCGATGCCCTCGGCGGCCATCTCGTCGACGGTCAGCGCCGCGGACGGCGTCTCCACCATCACGCCCCACTGGCGCTTCTCCGTGTCGATGCCGGCGTCGACCATGAGCTGGCGGGCCCGGCGGACGTCGTCGGCGTCGTTCACGAGCGGGAACATGATCTCGACGTTGTCGTAGCCCATCTCGTAGAGCTCGCGGAACGCCGTGAGCTCGTGCTGGAAGACGTCCGGCCGGTCGAGGCTGCGGCGGATGCCCCGGTACCCCATCATGGGGTTGTGCTCGTGGGGCTCGTCGTTGCCGCCCTCGAGCTGGCGGAACTCGTCGGTCGGCGCGTCGAGCGTGCGCACGCGGACGGGCCGCGGGTAGAACTCCTCGGCGACGCCGCGGATGCCCGACACGAGCTCGTCGACGTAGGCGTCCTCGCCGTGGTCCTCGATGTAGCGCTCGGGCGTCTTGTTCGTCGAGAGGATCATGTGCTCCATGCGGAGCAGACCGACGCCGTCGGCGCCCGTGGCGGCCGCGCGCTCGGCGGCTTCCGGGATGGAGACGTTGACTTTCACTTCGGTCGCGGTCATCGGCTTCACGGGCGTCGTCGGCCGGGCCTCCTCGATGGGGTCGCGCTCGGACTCGGGCTCCGAGCGCCCCTCGGTGATGGTGCCGCGGTCGCCGTCGAGCGTGACGATCTGGTCGTCGTTGAGCACGTCCGTGGCGTTCGTCGCGCCGACGACCGCGGGACAGCCGAGCTCGCGGGAGACGATGGCGGCGTGACTGGTCATCCCGCCCTCGTCGGTGACGATGCCGGCGGCGCGCTTCATCGCGGGCACCATGTCCGGCGTCGTCATCGCGGTGACGATGATGTCGCCCTCGCCGACCTTGTCGAGCTGGTCGAGTTTCGTGACGACGCGAGCCGGGCCGGACGCGATGCCGGGGCTGGCGCCGAGGCCGTTCACGAGCTCCTCGCCGGTGTCGTCGCTTTCGGTCATCTCGGTGTCTTCGTCGATGGTCGTGATGGGACGGGACTGGAGCATGTAGACGTCGCCGTCCACCATCGCCCACTCCACGTCCTGCGGTTCTCCGTAGTGGTCCTCGACGCGCTCGCCGATCTTCACGAGCTCCAGAATCTCCTCGTCGGAGAGCACGCGCTGCTCGCGTTTCTCCTCGGGGACCTCGCGCTCGACGGTC
Proteins encoded in this region:
- the ppsA gene encoding pyruvate, water dikinase, with product MAVRWLEDIRADDIDSVGGKGASLGELTDAGLPVPPGFVVTAGTYRSFIEDADIDDELFDAVNVDPEDSGALADAEAAAKDIILNTELPEHIREDILSSYDDLDDGQASVAVRSSATAEDLPDASFAGQQETFLNITRDDLIDRVKRCWASLFTQRAIYYREEQGFEHRKVDIAVVVQKMVDAEKSGVMFTSHPSTGAHEAIIEAAWGLGEAVVSGSVSPDNYHVDRDTGSVESVSVADKKVMCVRDEETGETVEREVPEEKREQRVLSDEEILELVKIGERVEDHYGEPQDVEWAMVDGDVYMLQSRPITTIDEDTEMTESDDTGEELVNGLGASPGIASGPARVVTKLDQLDKVGEGDIIVTAMTTPDMVPAMKRAAGIVTDEGGMTSHAAIVSRELGCPAVVGATNATDVLNDDQIVTLDGDRGTITEGRSEPESERDPIEEARPTTPVKPMTATEVKVNVSIPEAAERAAATGADGVGLLRMEHMILSTNKTPERYIEDHGEDAYVDELVSGIRGVAEEFYPRPVRVRTLDAPTDEFRQLEGGNDEPHEHNPMMGYRGIRRSLDRPDVFQHELTAFRELYEMGYDNVEIMFPLVNDADDVRRARQLMVDAGIDTEKRQWGVMVETPSAALTVDEMAAEGIDFASFGTNDLTQYVLAVDRNNGNVADRFDELHPSVLRLIETAIESCREHDIATSICGQAGSKPDMVDFLVETGISSISANIDAVRDVQHEVKRVEQRLILDSARD
- the mfnA gene encoding tyrosine decarboxylase MfnA → MNRAAATPAPQEFDRVLSSMCTEPHPAAREAAVAFLADNPGDPATYPAVSDLEAEAVETLGDVVGLDDPHGYVGSGGTEANIQAVRAARNLADGDVNVVAPESAHFSFQKAAGVLDVELRLAPTGDDHRADVAAVADLADDDTALVVGVAGTTEYGRVDPIPELGEVAAGVDARLHVDAAWGGFVLPFTDRDWSFADAPVDTMTVDPHKMGQAPIPAGGFLARDAETLDALAVDTPYLESDAQPTLGGTRSGAGVAGTHAALDALWPDGYRDQYERSQANADYLAAELDARGYDVVDPVLPLVAADVPDDEFESLRNDGWRISRTASGELRVVCMPHVTRGMLEDFLADLSAAGRT
- a CDS encoding VTT domain-containing protein translates to MLPSAALALSTDLGAIESAVRAATGWPGLVIIFVYSFLIAFVLPLPSEVVLCPAGYVCGGAVTLGLGLPGPLLVALVVAVSAGGKAIGSVIALSIGHGASHSGVVVRALRRLGFEPVEWSKSRMVELVQTYGYYGMAVALSVPFFPDTISLYAFSVVEKDHRRFALATFAGGVGRLLVTIALFEGVLFVA
- the metG gene encoding methionine--tRNA ligase, which codes for MTYEDFPTDDPTVVTAGLPYANGDLHIGHLRSYVNADAFTRGLRKLGQDAIYVSGSDMHGTPIAVNAAEEGVSPEEFALRHHEQYEETFPKFNVDFDQYGHTHDETNTELTKEFVRAWEDNGHVFEKKINVAYDPEADQWLPDRYVEGTCPYCGEHARGDECDEGCQRHLEPGEIEDPVSALTGNPAEYRERDHKFLRLSDVQEHLQGFINRLEGTSNAQNQPREWIEGELQDLCITRDMDWGIDYPGEGADDLVLYVWVDAPIEYVSTTKQYSEREGNLDWESVWKDGDGEIVHIIGRDIIQHHTVYWPAMLEAADYTEPRAVCATGFVNIDGKGLSTSKNRAIWAEEYLDEGFHPDLLRYYMATASGFERDVNFSWDRFAERVNSELADVVGNFVYRALLFANRNFGGTPDAAVSDDVETEIAQAMDDYEDALNDYDLKSAGERAVALARFGNEYIQRNEPWKLDDEEAAPVIRDCVQLVKAVAVLLQPFVPEKADEVWTQIGEDGSAADATVGDCLQAPPAEFGEPEELFTKVEDERVEELDEKLQEKVEAASSDEDDGDVSDTSDTELEPLADDRVSFEDFQSLDLRVGEIESAEGIEGADDLARLEVDIGHEVRQIVAGIKQLHDLDELPGKRVVIVANLEKAELFGVESNGMVLAAGEDADLLTTHEDSEPGTKIK
- a CDS encoding M48 family metallopeptidase: MLAYHAVFLLLVAGSTGFFVALAALNVRHADRTVRERTGWLADTVGVDDPDRLLDYHRLTTAASQLQSVVVLGVVLLVLYTGLFGDAVAAAYDTVGNDLLAGVAVFVGAALAMQALRVPFDAFETFAVEDAFGFNEQSPGLFVRDKLVSTAFAVVLVAALGAAVLFVVEAFPEWWWLAATGVVAVFLLATQVVVPRVFLPLFYDFEPVEDSSLRDAVDDVFERAGFTCDDVYVMNASSRSGHSNAFFTGFGATKRVVLFDTLVDQLDETELQSVLAHELAHWKKGHIWQGMAASVVQVGILLFVAQFLVESSWLYAMFGAPEVPAAGLLLAALWVEPVSQFAEPISNRLWLANEREADAFAVDVMDDGQPLAGALAALTSENLGNPFPHPLYETFHYQHPPVPERIRYLTE
- a CDS encoding GYD domain-containing protein; the encoded protein is MPTYAAIADVETGQYQNPQDIAAIWGDVRADLEEQDCQLKDSYVLLGGHDILLLFEADDSHAALQASIAAERYGINMQTHEAIPVENLGELVDDL